Proteins encoded within one genomic window of Gigantopelta aegis isolate Gae_Host chromosome 2, Gae_host_genome, whole genome shotgun sequence:
- the LOC121379024 gene encoding uncharacterized protein PF11_0213-like encodes MLGNSEHVQQITMSSNSEHVKQITMLGNSEHVQRITMLGNSEHVKQITMSSNSEHVQRITMLGNSEHVQRITMLGNSEHVQRITMLGNSEHVKQITMLGNSEHVQQITISSNSEHVQRITMLGNSEHVQRITMLGNSEHVQRITMSSNSEHLQRITMLGNSEHLTDANLSSNHDCVHRMTIKPDRVAERYH; translated from the exons ATGCTGGGTAATAGTGAACATGTACAACAGATCACCATGTCGAGTAATAGTGAACATGTAAAACAGATCACCATGCTGGGTAATAGTGAACATGTACAACGGATTACCATGTTGGGTAATAGTGAACATGTAAAACAGATCACCATGTCGAGTAATAGTGAACATGTACAACGGATCACCATGCTGGGTAATAGTGAACATGTACAACGGATTACCATGTTGGGTAATAGTGAACATGTACAACGGATTACCATGCTGGGTAATAGTGAACATGTAAAACAGATCACCATGCTGGGTAATAGTGAACATGTACAACAGATCACCATATCGAGTAATAGTGAACATGTACAACGGATTACCATGCTGGGTAATAGTGAACATGTACAACGGATTACCATGCTGGGTAATAGTGAACATGTACAACGGATCACCATGTCGAGTAATAGTGAACATTTACAACGGATTACCATGCTGGGTAATAGTGAGCAT TTGACGGATGCGAATTTGTCTTCCAATCACGACTGTGTTCACCGAATGACCATCAAGCCCGATCGTGTGGCAGAGCGGTACCATTAG